In Dendrosporobacter quercicolus, one genomic interval encodes:
- a CDS encoding YdcF family protein has protein sequence MIELLQFFYSTFLLPPGIFIILLVLCCLQAYRYCGRLPKLLTVITLTLYLCSTQWVSDMIIRPLESQYTPPLQPQGDVIVLLGGGALPDIEGVHGLGQLSGFAANRLLTAAHLYQRLRVPILVSGGQVYQTSGWEAEIAKSILIGLGVPQNEIIVENQSRNTTENARYSKELLDQNGFCRPLLVTSAFHMARAVRQFEKAGLSVLPFPADYQANVVPVFTFSQLRPTAGSLQTVSLAAKEYIGLGVSKWY, from the coding sequence ATGATTGAACTGTTGCAATTTTTTTATAGCACATTTTTACTGCCGCCGGGTATTTTTATTATTCTTCTGGTATTGTGCTGCCTGCAGGCTTATCGTTACTGCGGCAGGCTGCCGAAATTATTGACCGTCATTACTCTGACGCTGTATTTGTGCAGTACGCAATGGGTCAGCGATATGATCATCAGGCCGCTGGAATCGCAATATACGCCGCCGCTGCAGCCGCAGGGCGATGTGATTGTTCTGCTCGGCGGCGGCGCCCTGCCTGACATTGAAGGGGTTCACGGCCTTGGCCAGCTGTCCGGTTTTGCCGCCAACCGTTTACTGACGGCCGCGCATTTGTATCAGCGGTTAAGGGTTCCCATACTGGTGTCAGGCGGTCAGGTATACCAGACCAGCGGATGGGAGGCTGAGATTGCAAAATCTATTTTGATCGGGTTAGGGGTACCGCAAAATGAGATCATTGTGGAAAACCAAAGCCGCAATACCACGGAAAATGCCAGGTACAGCAAGGAGTTGCTTGACCAGAACGGATTTTGCCGGCCCCTCCTGGTAACCTCGGCCTTTCATATGGCCAGAGCTGTCCGGCAGTTCGAAAAGGCCGGACTAAGCGTTCTGCCGTTTCCGGCGGATTATCAGGCCAATGTCGTGCCGGTTTTTACTTTTTCGCAGCTGCGCCCCACGGCCGGGTCGCTGCAGACGGTCAGCCTGGCCGCGAAGGAGTACATCGGCCTTGGCGTCAGCAAATGGTATTAA